One genomic segment of Acidobacteriota bacterium includes these proteins:
- a CDS encoding 4Fe-4S dicluster domain-containing protein, whose product VALDLAPITTCTDLLRAGGYGRARSYFQKLAERMDAVGARTLGDFVIRAYGQGAQALEALDVDGAARASARSALDAGGDLLGAAGPDVHRRWRDEAAMRNAAVYAARVVSEPRYTAAGLPRAPRKIGRHLQLFDCITCDKCIPVCPNDANFALAIPPGRRPVLWMHREANGWRAEHRGTLSLDEAHQIGTFADFCNDCGNCDVFCPEDGGPYVVKPRFFGSENAWRESALDGFYLRRRGPHDLVRARIGGREFRLEVQDDRARFAADGVEVGFTLGDPAGTIAGDLPPGTIVDLGAFQIMDLVREGIFAAGSVNYVNCLGDDEAHAAGPPPRPTEAGR is encoded by the coding sequence CCGTCGCGCTCGACCTCGCGCCCATCACCACCTGCACCGACCTGCTCAGGGCGGGTGGGTACGGGCGCGCGCGCTCGTATTTCCAGAAGCTCGCCGAGCGCATGGACGCGGTCGGCGCGCGAACACTCGGCGACTTCGTCATCCGCGCGTACGGCCAGGGCGCACAGGCGCTCGAGGCGCTCGACGTCGACGGCGCCGCGCGCGCCAGCGCCCGCTCGGCCCTCGATGCGGGCGGCGACCTGCTGGGCGCGGCCGGCCCCGACGTCCACCGGCGGTGGCGCGACGAAGCTGCGATGCGCAACGCGGCGGTCTACGCCGCCCGCGTCGTGTCCGAGCCCCGCTATACGGCGGCGGGACTTCCGCGCGCTCCCCGCAAGATCGGCCGTCACCTGCAGCTCTTCGACTGCATCACGTGCGACAAGTGCATCCCGGTCTGCCCCAACGATGCCAACTTCGCGCTCGCGATCCCGCCGGGCAGGCGGCCGGTGCTCTGGATGCACCGCGAGGCGAACGGGTGGCGCGCCGAGCATCGCGGGACGCTCTCGCTCGATGAGGCGCACCAGATCGGGACCTTCGCCGACTTCTGCAACGACTGCGGCAACTGCGACGTCTTCTGCCCGGAGGACGGTGGCCCGTACGTGGTGAAGCCGAGGTTCTTCGGCAGCGAGAACGCCTGGCGCGAGAGCGCCCTCGACGGCTTCTACCTGAGGCGCCGCGGCCCTCACGACCTGGTGCGCGCGCGAATCGGCGGCCGCGAGTTCCGTCTCGAGGTGCAGGACGACCGCGCCCGGTTCGCCGCGGACGGCGTCGAGGTCGGCTTCACGCTCGGCGACCCGGCGGGGACGATCGCGGGCGACCTGCCGCCAGGCACGATCGTCGACCTCGGGGCCTTTCAGATCATGGACCTCGTGCGCGAGGGGATCTTCGCCGCGGGATCCGTCAACTACGTCAACTGCCTCGGCGACGACGAGGCACACGCGGCCGGACCCCCGCCGCGTCCAACGGAGGCCGGACGATGA
- a CDS encoding knotted carbamoyltransferase YgeW, which translates to MDLHARINALAALDVDLHDRDFLLTWRQSDAALRFIVDAADVLQGLVRRNVSTRLFDTGLGLSIFRDKSTRTRYAFRAGCNLLGLMTEELDESTSQVAHGETVRETAAMIGFLSEVIGIRDDMFLGEGHRYMVEVARSLEESHRAGVLAERPAVINLQCDLDHPTQSLSDLCHLAHTFGGLDALRGRTLAMTWAYSPSYGKPLSVPQGIVALMTRFGMRVVLAHPPGYDLVDEPLDAARSFAAESGGAFELADSMEAAFDQADVVYPKSWAPAAVMRQRTALLR; encoded by the coding sequence ATGGACCTGCATGCCCGGATCAACGCCCTCGCCGCCCTCGACGTCGACCTCCACGACAGGGACTTCCTGCTGACGTGGCGGCAGTCGGACGCCGCCCTGCGCTTCATCGTCGACGCGGCAGACGTGCTGCAGGGGCTCGTCCGGCGGAACGTGTCGACGCGGCTGTTCGACACCGGACTGGGGCTCTCGATCTTCCGCGACAAGTCGACCCGCACGCGCTACGCGTTCCGCGCAGGGTGCAATCTGCTCGGCCTGATGACCGAGGAGCTCGACGAGTCGACGTCACAGGTCGCGCACGGCGAGACCGTCCGGGAGACCGCCGCGATGATCGGCTTCCTCTCGGAGGTCATCGGCATCCGCGACGACATGTTCCTCGGCGAAGGCCACCGATACATGGTGGAGGTCGCACGCTCGCTCGAGGAGAGTCATCGCGCCGGGGTGCTGGCTGAGCGGCCGGCGGTCATCAACCTCCAGTGCGACCTCGATCATCCGACGCAGAGCCTGTCCGATCTGTGCCACCTCGCGCACACCTTCGGCGGTCTCGATGCGCTGCGGGGACGGACCCTCGCGATGACGTGGGCGTACTCGCCGAGCTACGGCAAGCCGCTCTCGGTGCCCCAGGGCATCGTCGCGCTGATGACGCGCTTCGGGATGCGGGTCGTGCTCGCGCACCCGCCCGGCTACGACCTCGTCGACGAACCGCTCGACGCCGCGCGAAGCTTCGCGGCCGAGAGCGGCGGCGCGTTCGAGCTCGCCGACTCGATGGAGGCCGCCTTCGACCAGGCCGACGTCGTCTACCCGAAGAGCTGGGCGCCGGCGGCGGTCATGCGGCAGCGGACGGCGCTGCTGCGCG
- the arcC gene encoding carbamate kinase encodes MSDIIVLAIGGNSLIRDERHRTVQDQWVLARETCHHIAEIVAAGHRVVVTHGNGPQVGFIVRRSELARHELHEVPLDSCDADTQGAIGYMIQQSLENEFTRRRMRKTAVALVTQVEVDRASQAFERPSKPIGSFMDEATARARAAEEGWTIGEDAGRGWRRLVPSPEPVAIVEIDAVRTLVDAGFVVTAVGGGGIPVVRDGEGMLHGVEAVIDKDYASSLLATALGADLFVISTGVPHVCLDFGTPDERPIARMTLAEARQYLKDGEFAEGSMAPKIRAIVQFLEQGGRRGVITRPQDLEAAVEGRAGTVIVP; translated from the coding sequence ATGTCCGACATCATCGTGCTCGCCATCGGAGGCAACTCGCTCATCCGCGACGAACGGCACCGCACGGTCCAGGACCAGTGGGTGCTGGCCCGCGAGACCTGTCACCACATCGCGGAGATCGTGGCCGCGGGCCATCGCGTGGTCGTCACCCACGGCAACGGCCCGCAGGTCGGCTTCATCGTGCGGCGCTCCGAGCTCGCGCGCCACGAGCTGCACGAGGTTCCGCTCGATTCCTGCGACGCCGACACCCAGGGGGCGATTGGGTACATGATCCAGCAGTCGCTCGAGAACGAGTTCACGCGCCGGCGCATGCGGAAGACGGCCGTCGCGCTCGTCACGCAGGTCGAGGTCGACAGGGCGAGCCAGGCGTTCGAACGCCCGTCGAAGCCCATCGGGTCGTTCATGGACGAGGCGACCGCACGCGCGCGCGCGGCCGAGGAGGGCTGGACGATTGGCGAGGATGCCGGCCGAGGGTGGCGCCGGCTCGTCCCGAGCCCCGAACCCGTGGCCATCGTCGAAATCGACGCCGTGCGCACGCTCGTCGACGCAGGCTTCGTCGTGACGGCCGTCGGCGGGGGCGGCATTCCCGTGGTGCGCGATGGGGAGGGCATGCTGCACGGCGTCGAGGCGGTCATCGACAAGGACTACGCCTCGTCGCTGCTCGCCACCGCACTCGGCGCCGACCTGTTCGTCATCTCGACGGGGGTGCCGCACGTGTGCCTCGACTTCGGCACGCCGGACGAGCGGCCGATCGCTCGCATGACGCTCGCCGAGGCGCGCCAGTACCTGAAAGACGGCGAGTTCGCCGAGGGCAGCATGGCTCCCAAGATCAGGGCGATCGTCCAGTTTCTCGAGCAGGGTGGCAGGCGGGGGGTGATCACGCGACCGCAGGACCTCGAGGCGGCCGTGGAAGGACGGGCGGGCACCGTCATCGTGCCGTAG
- a CDS encoding acyl-CoA dehydrogenase family protein — protein MATYTSPWMNDELALFERSVRQFIEEEFAPHDERWRAQHHVDRDAWTKAGAMGLLLADIPDTWGGGGGTFAHEVIVGLELSRASITSFGHAIQSIVAHYLLAYGSEEQKRTWLPPMATGDVVASLAMTEPGAGSDLQSIRTTAIRQGDTYVVNGSKTFITNGYHADLVCLAAKTDPSLPGSKGTSLILVDTRNLPGYRVGRTLEKLGQHGQDTCELFFDDVRVPAASLLGPAEGRGFAQMMQQLPYERTYVAVGAVGAMERAVALATEHARSRKAFGGTLIDLQSVRFTLAECRTEAHIARVFFDSCVERLMAGTLDSPTASMAKWWLTDHQFAVADRCLQVFGGYGYSTEYEIARIWADSRVQRIYAGANEVMKELVARAL, from the coding sequence ATGGCCACCTACACCTCACCCTGGATGAACGACGAACTGGCGTTGTTCGAGCGATCGGTGCGGCAGTTCATCGAGGAGGAGTTCGCGCCTCACGACGAGCGGTGGCGCGCGCAGCACCACGTCGATCGAGACGCGTGGACGAAGGCCGGCGCGATGGGCCTGCTGCTCGCCGACATCCCCGACACGTGGGGCGGCGGTGGCGGCACCTTCGCGCACGAGGTCATCGTAGGCCTCGAGCTGAGCCGGGCGAGCATCACGAGCTTCGGTCACGCGATCCAGAGCATCGTCGCGCACTACCTCCTCGCGTACGGCAGCGAGGAACAGAAGCGGACGTGGCTCCCGCCCATGGCGACCGGCGACGTCGTGGCCTCGCTCGCCATGACCGAGCCCGGTGCCGGTTCGGACCTGCAGAGCATCCGCACGACCGCGATCCGGCAGGGCGACACGTACGTCGTCAACGGGTCGAAGACGTTCATCACGAACGGCTATCACGCCGACCTGGTCTGCCTCGCGGCCAAGACCGATCCCTCCCTGCCTGGCTCGAAGGGCACGTCGCTCATCCTGGTCGATACGAGGAACCTGCCCGGCTACCGCGTGGGCCGTACGCTCGAGAAGCTGGGCCAGCACGGCCAGGACACCTGCGAGCTGTTCTTCGACGACGTGCGCGTGCCGGCGGCGAGCCTGCTCGGACCGGCGGAGGGCCGGGGCTTCGCGCAGATGATGCAGCAGCTGCCGTACGAACGGACCTACGTCGCGGTGGGCGCCGTGGGCGCCATGGAGCGCGCGGTCGCCCTGGCCACCGAGCACGCGCGCTCGCGCAAGGCGTTCGGCGGCACGTTGATCGACCTGCAGAGCGTCCGCTTCACGCTGGCCGAGTGCCGGACCGAGGCGCACATCGCGCGGGTCTTCTTCGACAGCTGCGTCGAGCGTCTCATGGCCGGGACGCTCGACTCGCCGACCGCCTCGATGGCCAAGTGGTGGCTCACCGACCATCAGTTCGCCGTGGCCGACAGGTGCCTGCAGGTCTTCGGTGGATACGGGTACTCCACCGAGTACGAGATCGCGCGCATCTGGGCCGACAGCCGGGTGCAGCGGATTTACGCGGGGGCCAACGAGGTGATGAAGGAGCTCGTCGCGCGCGCGCTCTGA
- a CDS encoding glutamate synthase — protein sequence MTLTPYPFGALVRRMFRELDAQHAIFDLPARRFFGGDAGRDLAVSIHGQRASSPVGPAAGPHTQLAQNIVLAWLAGCRVVELKTVQVRDDLVIPRPCIDMERAGFNIEWSQELRLPESLEEYVKASMLIRILVESGRIPLAPGYADTVVDMSVGYDLAGVTSPTVQAFLDGMADASAIVDRLRRQIPAEFARYRDLDFARCLSTSVTLSTFHGCPPDEIERIAAHVLRDRGLACVVKLNPMLLGEAETNRLLHDVLGHHDLRVPPSAFTRDTTWPQMCDFSGRLAELARSLGLGFGLKLTNTLIVENHRSFFPATEREMYLSGQPLHVLAIDLVRRVRGAFGASIPLSFSAGIDAVNVADAVALDLAPITTCTDLLRAG from the coding sequence ATGACGCTGACGCCCTACCCGTTCGGCGCGCTCGTGCGCCGGATGTTCCGCGAACTCGACGCCCAGCACGCTATCTTCGACCTGCCCGCCCGCCGGTTCTTCGGCGGCGACGCCGGTCGCGATCTCGCGGTCTCGATTCACGGGCAGCGCGCCTCGTCGCCCGTGGGGCCGGCGGCCGGTCCCCACACGCAACTGGCGCAGAACATCGTGCTGGCGTGGCTGGCCGGGTGCCGCGTCGTCGAGCTCAAGACGGTGCAGGTGCGCGACGATCTCGTCATCCCGCGTCCGTGCATCGACATGGAGCGCGCGGGGTTCAACATCGAGTGGTCGCAGGAGCTGCGCCTGCCCGAATCGCTCGAGGAGTACGTCAAGGCGAGCATGCTGATCCGCATCCTCGTCGAGAGCGGCCGCATCCCGCTCGCACCCGGCTACGCCGACACCGTCGTCGACATGAGCGTCGGGTACGACCTCGCGGGCGTCACCAGCCCGACCGTCCAGGCATTCCTCGACGGCATGGCCGACGCCTCGGCGATCGTCGATCGCCTCCGCCGGCAGATTCCCGCCGAATTCGCCCGCTACCGCGATCTCGATTTCGCGCGCTGCCTCTCGACGAGCGTCACGCTCAGCACGTTCCACGGCTGTCCGCCCGACGAGATCGAGCGGATCGCGGCCCACGTGCTGCGCGACCGCGGCCTGGCGTGCGTCGTGAAGCTCAATCCGATGCTGCTTGGCGAGGCCGAGACGAACCGGCTGCTGCACGACGTGCTCGGCCACCACGACCTCCGCGTGCCTCCGAGCGCCTTCACGCGTGACACCACGTGGCCCCAGATGTGCGATTTCTCGGGCCGGCTCGCCGAACTGGCCCGGTCGCTCGGCCTCGGCTTCGGCCTGAAGCTGACCAACACGCTCATCGTCGAGAACCACCGCTCGTTCTTCCCCGCCACCGAGCGCGAGATGTACCTCTCCGGCCAGCCGCTCCACGTGCTGGCCATCGATCTCGTGCGCCGCGTGCGCGGCGCCTTCGGCGCGTCGATCCCTCTCTCGTTCTCGGCCGGCATCGATGCGGTGAACGTCGCCGACGCCGTCGCGCTCGACCTCGCGCCCATCACCACCTGCACCGACCTGCTCAGGGCGGG
- a CDS encoding YgeY family selenium metabolism-linked hydrolase: protein MTTETVRARANEATPAMVQLLRDMIAIPSESAEEGAVVARAADEMRRLEFDEVRIDGLGNVLGRVGSGPLVVALDGHLDTVGVGDPSTWARDPYRGEVRDGIVFGRGAGDQEAGFAAAVHGARIAKDLGLLEGVQLWVTGTVMEEDCDGLCWQYILREGVLAPDVVVITEPTSLGVYRGHRGRMELEVRTQGRSCHGSAPERGVNAVYLMAPIIADIERLNDALAATADPFLGKGSVTISHIRSTSPSLCAVADSATIHLDRRLTQGETIESAVAEIERLDSVRRAGATITVLDYARPAYTGLTYPTKKYFPTWLMSEDDPAIRAGVEAATSALGRPPAVGKWGFSTNGIATRGLFGVPTIGFGPGDEIHAHTPEDQCPIDHLTAAAAFYALFPQAYRRARD, encoded by the coding sequence ATGACGACCGAGACGGTGAGGGCGCGGGCGAACGAGGCCACGCCGGCGATGGTGCAGTTGCTGCGCGACATGATCGCCATCCCCTCGGAGAGCGCCGAGGAAGGCGCGGTCGTCGCGCGAGCGGCCGACGAGATGCGGCGGCTGGAGTTCGACGAGGTCCGAATCGACGGCCTCGGCAACGTGCTGGGCCGCGTCGGCTCCGGACCGCTCGTCGTCGCCCTCGACGGCCACCTCGACACGGTGGGCGTCGGCGATCCCTCGACGTGGGCCCGCGACCCGTACCGCGGCGAGGTTCGTGACGGCATCGTGTTCGGCCGCGGGGCCGGCGACCAGGAAGCCGGCTTCGCGGCCGCCGTGCACGGCGCGCGCATCGCGAAGGACCTCGGCCTGCTCGAGGGCGTGCAGCTGTGGGTCACCGGCACGGTCATGGAGGAGGACTGCGACGGGCTGTGCTGGCAGTACATCCTCCGCGAGGGCGTCCTGGCACCCGACGTCGTCGTGATCACCGAGCCCACCAGTCTCGGCGTGTACCGCGGGCATCGCGGGCGGATGGAGCTCGAGGTCCGCACGCAGGGCCGATCGTGCCATGGCTCGGCCCCCGAGCGGGGCGTGAACGCCGTCTACCTGATGGCCCCGATCATCGCCGACATCGAGCGCCTGAACGACGCGCTGGCCGCCACGGCCGATCCCTTCCTGGGCAAGGGCAGCGTCACCATCTCCCACATCAGGTCGACGTCGCCGTCGTTGTGCGCGGTGGCCGACAGCGCGACCATCCACCTCGACCGCCGGCTGACGCAGGGCGAGACGATCGAGTCGGCCGTCGCGGAGATCGAGCGGCTCGACAGCGTGCGGCGCGCCGGGGCCACGATCACCGTGCTCGACTACGCGCGCCCGGCCTACACGGGGCTCACCTACCCCACGAAGAAGTACTTCCCGACGTGGCTCATGTCCGAGGACGACCCCGCCATCCGCGCCGGCGTGGAGGCGGCGACGTCCGCGCTCGGCCGCCCCCCCGCCGTCGGCAAGTGGGGCTTCTCGACCAACGGCATCGCCACGCGCGGCCTGTTCGGCGTGCCGACGATCGGCTTCGGACCGGGCGACGAGATCCACGCGCACACGCCGGAGGACCAGTGCCCGATCGATCACCTGACCGCTGCCGCGGCCTTCTACGCGCTGTTTCCGCAGGCCTATCGGCGCGCGCGCGACTGA
- a CDS encoding acyl-CoA dehydrogenase family protein: MDFSESPRVEAIRSTIRSFVKRELYPLEAALRREGFAALLPVLREKRRLAKQTGLWAAFLPEAHGGAGLSLTEFAHLSEELGRSPLGHYVFNCQAPDVGNMEVLIEFGTPEQQARFLRPLVDGEVRSCFTMTEPEFAGSNPVWLGTTARRDGAEWVVRGHKWFASSADGAAFAICMAVTDPEAAPHRRASMIVVPTDTPGFELVGNLSIMGDRGGDWASHAEVAYHGARVPLTYLLGEPGQGFEIAQQRLGPGRIHHCMRWIGVCERAFDLLCRHAATREVAPGVPLGTKQMVQQWIAESRAEIHAARLMVLHAAWRIEREGARAAREEVSLIKFSVARTLQRVLDRAIQGLGGLGMTDETPLAFWYAHERAARIYDGPDEVHIESVARRHLRAHGMAGARPRGEG; encoded by the coding sequence ATGGACTTCTCAGAGTCTCCGCGTGTCGAGGCGATCCGGTCGACCATCCGCTCGTTCGTGAAGCGGGAGCTGTACCCGCTCGAAGCCGCCCTGCGGCGCGAGGGCTTCGCGGCGCTGCTGCCGGTGCTGCGCGAGAAGCGCCGCCTCGCGAAGCAGACCGGGCTGTGGGCGGCGTTCCTGCCCGAGGCGCACGGCGGCGCGGGGCTGTCGCTGACCGAGTTCGCGCACCTCAGCGAGGAGCTCGGCCGCAGCCCGCTCGGGCACTACGTGTTCAACTGCCAGGCGCCGGACGTCGGGAACATGGAGGTGCTGATCGAGTTCGGCACGCCCGAGCAGCAGGCGCGCTTCCTGCGGCCGCTCGTCGACGGCGAGGTGCGCAGCTGCTTCACGATGACCGAGCCGGAGTTCGCGGGCTCGAACCCGGTCTGGCTCGGCACGACCGCGCGGCGCGACGGCGCCGAGTGGGTCGTCCGCGGCCACAAGTGGTTCGCCTCATCGGCCGACGGCGCGGCATTCGCCATCTGCATGGCGGTCACCGACCCGGAGGCCGCCCCGCATCGGCGCGCCAGCATGATCGTCGTGCCCACCGACACGCCGGGCTTCGAGCTGGTCGGCAACCTCTCGATCATGGGCGATCGGGGAGGCGACTGGGCGAGCCACGCGGAGGTGGCGTACCACGGCGCCCGGGTGCCGCTGACGTATCTGCTCGGCGAGCCCGGTCAGGGGTTCGAGATCGCGCAGCAGCGCCTCGGCCCCGGCCGGATTCACCACTGCATGCGCTGGATCGGTGTCTGCGAACGCGCGTTCGACCTGCTGTGCCGCCACGCGGCGACGCGTGAGGTGGCCCCCGGCGTGCCGCTCGGGACGAAGCAGATGGTGCAGCAGTGGATCGCCGAGAGCCGGGCGGAGATCCACGCCGCCCGGCTGATGGTGCTGCACGCCGCCTGGCGCATCGAGCGCGAGGGGGCCCGCGCGGCACGCGAGGAGGTGTCGCTCATCAAGTTCTCCGTGGCGCGGACGCTGCAGCGCGTGCTCGACCGGGCCATCCAGGGCCTCGGCGGCCTCGGCATGACCGACGAGACCCCGCTCGCCTTCTGGTACGCGCACGAGCGGGCCGCGCGGATCTACGACGGCCCCGACGAGGTGCACATCGAGTCGGTGGCCCGCCGTCACCTGCGTGCGCACGGCATGGCCGGCGCGCGTCCGCGGGGTGAAGGATGA
- a CDS encoding knotted carbamoyltransferase YgeW, with protein PKSWAPAAVMRQRTALLRAGRSGELAELEREALETNARFRQWECTEAMMQRTRGGKALYMHCLPADVTGVSCASGEVSQTVFERARLDTYREASWKPFVVAAMIVATRAADPASALLGLLDRHRPRRPR; from the coding sequence CCGAAGAGCTGGGCGCCGGCGGCGGTCATGCGGCAGCGGACGGCGCTGCTGCGCGCGGGCCGTTCGGGTGAGCTGGCCGAGCTCGAGCGGGAGGCGCTGGAGACGAACGCGCGGTTCCGCCAGTGGGAGTGCACCGAGGCCATGATGCAGCGGACTCGCGGGGGCAAGGCGCTCTACATGCACTGCCTGCCCGCCGACGTCACGGGGGTGAGCTGCGCCAGCGGCGAGGTCAGCCAGACGGTCTTCGAGCGGGCGCGTCTCGATACCTACCGCGAGGCGTCGTGGAAGCCTTTCGTCGTCGCCGCGATGATCGTGGCCACGCGTGCGGCCGACCCCGCGTCGGCACTGCTTGGCCTGCTCGATCGGCATCGGCCGCGGCGGCCGCGCTGA
- a CDS encoding pyridoxal-phosphate dependent enzyme: MTSPSPPASAPTLSCAGCGALVAVDLLGPPPFRCPNAASLPDADHVLRRTGPSAEWGLVDRARHHPFLRYRHRLISYQAARRAGLPDASWVGLVERLDRGVAEVAGRGFAVTPLVRCGELEATLGVGGSGALWVKDETGNVSGSHKARHLFGVLLWLELAALAREAKGLPPSHSGRFAIASCGNAALAAAVVAAAVRRPLDVFVPVDVNSRIASALSELGATIAVCARRPGVSGDPCYHAFREAIAEGGVPFCVQGPDNGLTVEGGATLGFELLEQVPGPVDRFFVQVGGGALASACVLAFTEARCQGTVAGLPRVHAVQTEGAAPLRRAYERVMGEIFTRLGEAAPRGDAARAQVVAERAADPRVRAALAFAATHRGAFMWPWESEPRSLAHGILDDETYDWLAIVEGMVWSGGWPVVVDEATIARANDLARASTAIDVDHTGTAGLAGLLALVDRGEIAVARERVAVIFSGRRR; the protein is encoded by the coding sequence ATCTGCTCGGCCCGCCGCCGTTCCGCTGTCCGAACGCCGCGTCGCTGCCCGACGCGGATCACGTGCTTCGGCGCACGGGGCCCTCCGCCGAGTGGGGCCTCGTCGATCGAGCCCGACACCATCCGTTCCTGCGCTACCGGCATCGCCTCATTTCGTACCAGGCCGCGCGGCGCGCCGGCCTGCCGGACGCGTCGTGGGTCGGACTCGTCGAACGGCTCGACCGCGGGGTGGCCGAGGTCGCGGGCCGTGGCTTCGCCGTGACGCCGCTCGTGCGATGCGGCGAGCTCGAGGCCACACTTGGCGTGGGCGGCTCGGGGGCGTTGTGGGTGAAGGACGAGACCGGCAACGTGTCGGGATCCCACAAGGCGCGGCACCTGTTCGGCGTGCTGCTCTGGCTCGAGCTGGCGGCGCTCGCGCGAGAGGCGAAGGGCCTGCCGCCGTCGCATTCCGGACGCTTCGCCATCGCCAGTTGCGGCAACGCCGCGCTGGCCGCCGCCGTGGTCGCGGCGGCGGTCAGGCGGCCGCTCGACGTCTTCGTGCCCGTCGACGTCAATTCCCGCATCGCGTCGGCCTTGAGCGAACTCGGGGCGACGATCGCCGTGTGCGCTCGCCGGCCCGGGGTCTCAGGTGACCCGTGCTACCACGCGTTTCGCGAGGCGATCGCAGAGGGCGGCGTGCCGTTCTGCGTGCAGGGGCCCGACAACGGCCTGACCGTGGAGGGCGGCGCGACGCTCGGGTTCGAATTGCTCGAGCAGGTGCCTGGGCCGGTGGATCGCTTCTTCGTCCAGGTCGGTGGAGGCGCGCTCGCAAGTGCCTGCGTGCTCGCGTTCACGGAAGCCCGGTGCCAGGGCACGGTGGCGGGGCTGCCGCGCGTGCACGCGGTGCAGACGGAGGGCGCGGCGCCGTTGAGGCGGGCGTACGAGCGGGTCATGGGCGAGATCTTCACGCGCCTCGGCGAGGCCGCCCCGCGCGGCGACGCGGCGCGAGCGCAGGTTGTCGCCGAGCGGGCCGCCGACCCCCGGGTCCGGGCGGCGCTCGCCTTCGCGGCGACCCACCGCGGCGCGTTCATGTGGCCGTGGGAGTCGGAGCCTCGCAGCCTGGCCCACGGCATCCTCGACGACGAGACCTACGACTGGCTGGCGATCGTCGAGGGCATGGTGTGGAGCGGCGGGTGGCCGGTCGTCGTCGACGAGGCGACGATTGCCCGCGCCAACGATCTGGCCCGGGCGTCGACCGCCATCGACGTGGACCATACCGGCACGGCGGGCCTGGCCGGGCTGCTCGCGCTCGTCGATCGCGGCGAGATCGCCGTGGCCCGCGAGCGAGTGGCGGTGATCTTCTCAGGGCGGCGCCGCTGA